Proteins encoded by one window of Bradyrhizobium sp. B097:
- a CDS encoding AI-2E family transporter — translation MRAFPGERMLGNAPEGTPLPDSKTETPPLISRAEVVAFALVALLVIAVVAVLYLARAVFLPITMAFIVGTMLSPAASLLERYRIPRALGAVLIVIAVGTAVSFMVGLIASPVMEWSSRLPELGAILKEKLHVFDRPLALWQELQSMVGAPDTLANLQLPKFEWVQPTLEFVSPTFAEFLLFIATLILFIASWKDLRRGLVMTFNDRAARLRTLRILNELETHLGNYLLTVTMINAGVGIVTGAICAAAGTPNAAGLGALAATLNFIPIIGPVAMFVVLVAVGIVSSPTIGAGLIAPACFAVVTFMEGHFVTPTIVGRRLSLNALAVFLALAFWTWLWGPMGAFLSSPLLIVALIVKDHLMPVNSPQLPED, via the coding sequence GTGCGCGCCTTTCCGGGTGAACGTATGCTTGGCAACGCGCCCGAAGGCACGCCCCTCCCCGACAGCAAAACCGAAACGCCACCGTTGATCAGCCGCGCCGAGGTCGTCGCCTTCGCGCTGGTCGCGCTGCTGGTGATCGCCGTGGTGGCGGTGCTGTATCTGGCGCGCGCGGTCTTCCTTCCGATCACCATGGCTTTCATCGTCGGCACCATGCTGTCGCCGGCGGCGAGCCTGCTCGAGCGCTACCGGATCCCGCGCGCGCTCGGCGCGGTGCTAATCGTGATCGCAGTCGGCACCGCCGTCAGCTTCATGGTCGGACTGATCGCCTCGCCTGTGATGGAATGGAGCTCGCGGCTGCCCGAGCTCGGCGCGATCCTGAAAGAGAAGCTGCATGTGTTCGACCGGCCGCTCGCGCTGTGGCAGGAGCTGCAGAGCATGGTCGGCGCCCCCGATACGCTCGCCAACCTCCAGCTGCCGAAATTCGAATGGGTGCAGCCGACGCTGGAATTCGTGTCGCCGACCTTCGCCGAATTCCTGCTGTTCATCGCCACCCTGATCCTGTTCATCGCGAGCTGGAAGGATCTGCGACGCGGGCTGGTGATGACCTTCAACGACCGCGCGGCACGATTGCGCACGCTGCGAATCCTCAACGAGCTCGAAACGCACCTCGGCAATTATCTGCTGACGGTGACCATGATCAATGCCGGCGTCGGCATCGTCACCGGTGCGATCTGCGCGGCGGCGGGCACGCCCAACGCGGCCGGGCTCGGCGCGCTCGCCGCGACACTGAATTTCATACCGATCATCGGCCCGGTCGCGATGTTCGTGGTGCTGGTCGCGGTCGGCATCGTCTCCTCGCCGACCATCGGCGCGGGGCTGATCGCGCCGGCGTGTTTTGCCGTCGTGACCTTCATGGAAGGGCATTTCGTGACACCGACGATCGTCGGCCGCAGGCTGTCGCTGAATGCGCTCGCAGTCTTTCTCGCGCTCGCATTCTGGACCTGGCTGTGGGGCCCGATGGGCGCCTTCCTGTCGTCACCGCTGCTGATCGTGGCGTTGATCGTGAAAGACCATTTGATGCCGGTCAATTCGCCGCAGCTGCCTGAGGACTAA
- a CDS encoding DUF883 family protein — protein MSSTDSAFGIRTMTDNATYERLEKDVTAVKNDIAALTEQITDALNSFANNAGKQARRRYKDARANAESTLDDMSERGSAMMGAAQDAASSIEESLEEVITQRPLATVGLALGLGFLIGLTWRR, from the coding sequence ATGTCGAGCACGGACAGCGCATTTGGGATCAGGACCATGACGGATAACGCGACCTACGAACGCCTCGAAAAGGATGTCACCGCCGTGAAGAACGATATCGCAGCCCTCACCGAACAGATCACCGACGCGCTCAACTCGTTTGCCAACAACGCAGGCAAGCAGGCCCGCCGCCGCTACAAGGATGCGCGCGCCAACGCCGAATCGACGCTCGACGACATGTCGGAGCGCGGCAGCGCGATGATGGGCGCGGCACAGGATGCGGCATCCTCGATCGAGGAATCGCTGGAAGAGGTGATCACGCAGCGGCCGCTGGCGACCGTCGGCCTTGCACTCGGCCTCGGCTTTCTGATCGGCCTCACCTGGCGCCGCTAG
- a CDS encoding DMT family transporter yields MDAELPKGEVGRPAPGWEDAVALTGFILVAVGQASNQVLARGLAGSVPPFSLAFFRWSIIAIGLAPFAIAAVRDGKIPLAQNFWPILAAGFLGMFLCGGPVYIAGITTTAIHIALIFALSPIMVLLISAALGIEHIGPLQWLGTALALAGALLIVSGGHLETLTRSSAAWGDLLVVCAMLGWSGYTLVQSRVAPRASLLARVSLFSAAGALCSLPPALQEMWTTPSAVFNARAFEAYVFAGLAPGLAAYAGFAWLGARFGSVRTSLVLYVAPIASALLSWIILGEPPKLIHLVGGLLILGGVWASLRK; encoded by the coding sequence ATGGATGCGGAGCTGCCGAAAGGTGAGGTCGGCCGCCCGGCCCCGGGCTGGGAGGACGCGGTCGCGCTGACGGGGTTCATCCTGGTCGCGGTCGGGCAGGCCTCCAACCAGGTGCTGGCGCGCGGCCTGGCCGGCTCGGTGCCGCCGTTCTCGCTGGCCTTCTTCCGCTGGAGCATTATCGCCATCGGCCTCGCGCCGTTTGCGATCGCGGCCGTGAGGGATGGCAAGATCCCGCTGGCGCAGAATTTCTGGCCGATCCTCGCCGCGGGCTTCCTCGGCATGTTCCTGTGCGGCGGCCCGGTCTACATCGCCGGCATCACCACCACCGCGATCCATATCGCGCTGATCTTCGCGCTGTCGCCGATCATGGTGCTGTTGATTTCAGCCGCGCTCGGCATCGAGCATATCGGTCCGCTGCAATGGCTGGGCACGGCGCTGGCGCTCGCCGGTGCGCTTTTGATCGTCTCGGGCGGGCATCTGGAAACGCTGACGCGATCGAGCGCGGCCTGGGGCGATCTCCTGGTGGTGTGCGCGATGCTCGGCTGGTCCGGCTATACGCTGGTGCAATCGCGCGTCGCGCCGCGCGCCTCGCTGCTGGCGCGGGTCAGCCTGTTCTCGGCGGCCGGCGCGCTGTGCTCGCTGCCGCCGGCGCTCCAGGAAATGTGGACGACGCCGTCTGCGGTCTTCAACGCCCGGGCGTTCGAGGCCTATGTCTTCGCCGGCCTCGCGCCTGGCCTCGCCGCCTATGCCGGCTTCGCCTGGCTCGGCGCACGGTTCGGCTCGGTACGGACGTCGCTCGTGCTCTATGTCGCGCCGATCGCGAGCGCGCTGCTGTCCTGGATCATCCTTGGCGAGCCGCCGAAGCTGATCCACCTGGTTGGCGGCTTGCTGATCCTCGGCGGCGTCTGGGCGAGCCTGCGCAAATAG
- a CDS encoding transglutaminase family protein, whose product MTEHLPDTISRLYTDPGEYVDSDHPAVEAFARAAVPADAGARDIASRLYTAVRDGIRYNPYVSMRSAESYRASSVLAAGNGYCVGKAALYAAACRVHGIPARVGFADVRNHLTTEKLRQSMGSDLFTWHGFTEVFVDGAWRKATPTFNDTLCAKLGVKPLDFDGHSDALLHPFDGAGRAYMQYVNDHGTYHDVPAKFLMREMAREYANMQGEDMSGRDMEREAAEQ is encoded by the coding sequence ATGACCGAGCATCTCCCCGATACGATCAGCCGCCTCTACACCGACCCTGGCGAATATGTCGACAGCGACCATCCCGCCGTCGAGGCGTTCGCCCGCGCCGCCGTCCCGGCCGACGCCGGCGCCCGCGACATCGCGAGCCGGCTCTACACCGCGGTGCGCGACGGCATCCGCTACAACCCCTATGTCAGCATGCGCTCGGCGGAGAGCTACCGGGCCTCCAGCGTGCTCGCCGCCGGCAATGGCTACTGCGTCGGCAAGGCAGCGCTCTATGCCGCCGCCTGCCGGGTCCACGGCATCCCGGCCCGGGTCGGCTTCGCCGACGTCCGCAACCATCTCACCACCGAGAAGCTGCGCCAGAGCATGGGCTCGGACCTGTTCACCTGGCACGGCTTCACCGAAGTGTTCGTCGACGGCGCCTGGCGCAAGGCGACCCCGACCTTCAACGACACGCTGTGCGCCAAGCTCGGCGTCAAGCCGCTCGATTTCGACGGCCATTCGGATGCGCTGCTGCACCCGTTCGACGGCGCGGGGCGCGCCTACATGCAATACGTCAACGACCACGGCACCTATCACGACGTCCCGGCCAAATTCCTGATGCGCGAGATGGCGCGCGAATACGCCAACATGCAGGGCGAGGACATGTCCGGCCGCGACATGGAGCGCGAGGCGGCGGAGCAATAG
- a CDS encoding energy transducer TonB, with protein sequence MLRRVAVCIALLVVATIPTIAEEYGAETRPSASAEAWKRDISIRLTQARRYPAALTPGQEGTAKVAFRVDRAGHLMASWLVEASGIPAIDAEALAIVERAQPFAAMPAEVPDDSATLTVPFHFGAMRPSFVEGDFPESWKRQVYARLTGAIEDAKRRLARMSDTKRQSIRIPDDAYTVKVGISLDRSGKLVTSWLVENGRVPALDTEALAIVRRAEPYPPPPVDTNGQDFQLVLPITFNAVMPWDDPGLKAKLNSVCRGC encoded by the coding sequence ATGTTACGACGCGTCGCTGTTTGCATTGCCTTGCTCGTGGTTGCCACAATTCCCACAATCGCAGAGGAATACGGCGCTGAGACGCGGCCCTCCGCTTCGGCCGAGGCATGGAAGCGGGATATCAGCATTCGTCTTACGCAGGCTCGGCGCTACCCAGCAGCGTTGACGCCCGGCCAGGAAGGCACCGCCAAAGTTGCCTTCAGGGTCGATCGCGCAGGTCATCTCATGGCGAGCTGGCTCGTCGAGGCCAGCGGTATCCCGGCGATCGATGCAGAGGCATTGGCTATCGTTGAACGCGCTCAGCCCTTTGCCGCGATGCCTGCGGAGGTGCCGGACGATTCGGCCACCCTGACCGTCCCATTCCATTTTGGAGCTATGCGCCCTTCCTTCGTCGAGGGCGACTTCCCCGAAAGCTGGAAAAGGCAGGTCTACGCTCGCTTGACTGGCGCTATTGAGGACGCCAAACGCCGATTGGCACGGATGTCGGACACCAAGCGCCAATCAATTCGGATACCGGACGATGCCTACACCGTCAAAGTCGGCATCTCGCTTGATCGCAGCGGCAAGCTGGTGACGAGCTGGCTTGTGGAGAATGGCCGCGTCCCGGCGCTCGATACCGAAGCGTTGGCGATCGTTAGGCGGGCTGAGCCCTACCCACCGCCCCCTGTCGACACGAATGGCCAAGACTTCCAATTGGTTCTGCCGATCACTTTCAATGCTGTCATGCCGTGGGACGACCCTGGCCTCAAAGCAAAGCTGAATTCAGTCTGCCGCGGTTGCTGA
- a CDS encoding DMT family transporter, with protein sequence MDTTQRDRTIGFLCLVVTAFGWALNWPLMKLLLQQWPPLFARGLAGTCAAAILGTLALARGQSLAVPREALPRLLFASFTNVFAWMGFGTIAMKFVTVGEGALLAYTMPIWAMLFAWPVLHSRPTLRDLAALVLGVAGVALLLGGGGFAFSADKLTGIALALACAILFALGNVLNRKPLPMPPLAVVAWQVGIGCLVMLLLGVLFEHPNYAAITPFGLGCFAYMTLMPMGICYLTWFETLRRLPPTSASTGMLLVPVVGVISAAIILGEPLGLREIGAMVLTLGGVTLALQRA encoded by the coding sequence ATGGATACGACGCAACGCGACCGAACGATCGGTTTTCTCTGCCTGGTGGTGACGGCGTTCGGCTGGGCCCTGAACTGGCCGCTGATGAAGCTGTTGCTGCAGCAATGGCCGCCGCTGTTCGCCCGCGGGCTGGCCGGCACCTGCGCGGCGGCGATCCTGGGCACGCTGGCGCTGGCCCGGGGCCAGTCGCTCGCCGTGCCGCGCGAGGCGCTCCCGCGGCTGTTGTTCGCCTCCTTCACCAACGTCTTCGCCTGGATGGGCTTTGGCACCATCGCGATGAAATTCGTTACGGTCGGTGAGGGCGCGCTCCTCGCCTACACCATGCCGATCTGGGCGATGCTGTTCGCCTGGCCGGTGCTGCACAGCCGCCCGACGCTGCGGGACCTGGCGGCGCTGGTGCTCGGCGTCGCCGGTGTCGCGCTCCTGCTCGGCGGAGGCGGCTTTGCGTTCAGCGCCGACAAGCTCACCGGCATCGCGCTTGCGCTCGCCTGCGCCATCCTGTTCGCGCTCGGCAACGTGCTGAATCGCAAGCCGCTGCCGATGCCGCCGCTTGCGGTGGTCGCCTGGCAGGTCGGCATCGGCTGTCTGGTGATGCTGCTGCTCGGCGTTCTGTTCGAGCACCCGAACTATGCCGCGATCACGCCGTTCGGCCTCGGCTGCTTTGCCTATATGACGCTGATGCCGATGGGCATCTGCTATCTCACCTGGTTCGAGACGCTGCGCCGCCTGCCGCCGACATCGGCGTCGACCGGCATGCTGCTGGTGCCGGTCGTCGGTGTGATTTCGGCCGCGATCATCCTCGGCGAGCCGCTGGGCCTGCGTGAGATCGGCGCGATGGTGCTGACGCTAGGCGGCGTGACGCTGGCGCTGCAGCGGGCGTGA
- a CDS encoding TetR/AcrR family transcriptional regulator: MSIEERSSKGARRFQRRARQEADKEALKALILETARKEFAAGTLETVSIQKIADAIGYSKGTVLKYYPTKLLLLLAVKQQNLEAVAEQLERVRAQTADSDLRLRRVMETYLDYWADNPDHFRSLFSMSGTVEDRRFPDGVYFGETEIARRSYELFVVSVREYLAAHGAEPASGLPPRLATALLAAVHGVIALALGTPTMKLPDMRGTGRLLIASLIDAWTSKLAAARKSQGWPRVSIGTFA; the protein is encoded by the coding sequence ATGTCGATCGAGGAGCGATCCAGCAAGGGTGCGCGGCGCTTTCAGCGCAGGGCGCGTCAGGAGGCCGACAAGGAGGCGCTGAAGGCGTTGATCCTCGAGACCGCGCGCAAGGAGTTCGCCGCCGGTACGCTCGAGACCGTCTCGATCCAGAAGATCGCCGATGCGATCGGCTATTCGAAGGGCACCGTCCTCAAATATTATCCGACCAAGCTGCTGCTGCTGCTAGCGGTGAAGCAGCAGAATCTCGAGGCGGTTGCCGAACAGCTCGAACGGGTCCGTGCGCAGACTGCCGACAGTGATCTGCGGCTGCGGCGGGTGATGGAAACCTATCTCGACTATTGGGCCGACAATCCCGATCATTTCCGTTCGCTGTTCTCGATGTCCGGCACGGTCGAGGACCGGCGGTTTCCCGACGGCGTCTATTTCGGCGAGACCGAGATCGCGCGCCGCAGCTACGAGCTGTTCGTGGTCTCGGTGCGGGAATATCTCGCGGCGCACGGCGCCGAGCCGGCGTCCGGCCTGCCGCCGCGGCTCGCAACTGCGCTGCTTGCGGCCGTGCACGGCGTGATCGCGCTCGCGCTCGGCACGCCGACCATGAAACTGCCCGACATGCGCGGCACCGGCCGTCTGCTGATCGCAAGCCTGATCGATGCCTGGACCAGCAAGCTTGCCGCCGCGCGGAAAAGCCAGGGCTGGCCGCGGGTCTCGATCGGCACCTTTGCCTGA
- a CDS encoding cytochrome P450: MSALASPLAGEIVRSDFDPFSPATRADPYGTYAALRAAAPVVRLTRYDIWAVPRFAEVKTIFGDHVNFSNAGGAGLANHFKETPWRPPSIVLEADPPLHTRTRAVLARILSPGAMRRLADDFKATATRLIDGLVERGSFDAIKDIAEVFPVSVFPDALGIDQEGRENFLTYGAMVFAGFGPENDYFRDLMKEAPRVLPWVAARCQREALRPGSFGAQVYEAADAGEISAEEAPLLVRSLLSAGLDTTISAIGMALYTLARHPEQWALLAADPALSRAAFDETLRFDSPAPFVFRTTPHDTEIAGVGIGKHEKVLLLLASANRDATRWEHPDQFDIRRRLSGHMGFGVGIHGCVGQMVARLEAEAVIAALASRVKQFDIAGPTAFRDSSGLRALSTMPVHVTRK, translated from the coding sequence ATGAGCGCCCTTGCGAGCCCCCTCGCCGGCGAAATTGTCCGCAGCGATTTCGATCCGTTCAGCCCGGCGACCCGGGCCGATCCCTACGGCACCTACGCGGCGCTGCGTGCCGCGGCGCCTGTCGTTCGCCTGACCAGATATGACATCTGGGCGGTGCCGCGCTTTGCCGAGGTCAAGACGATCTTCGGAGACCATGTCAATTTCAGCAACGCCGGCGGCGCCGGACTTGCGAACCACTTCAAGGAAACGCCGTGGCGGCCGCCGAGCATCGTGCTAGAAGCCGATCCGCCGCTGCATACGCGGACCCGCGCGGTGCTGGCGCGGATCCTCTCGCCCGGCGCGATGCGGCGGCTCGCCGATGATTTCAAGGCCACGGCAACACGGCTGATCGACGGGCTGGTCGAGCGCGGCTCGTTCGATGCGATCAAGGACATCGCCGAGGTGTTTCCGGTCAGCGTGTTTCCGGACGCGCTCGGCATCGACCAGGAGGGCCGCGAGAACTTCCTGACCTATGGCGCGATGGTGTTCGCCGGCTTCGGGCCCGAGAACGACTATTTCCGCGACCTGATGAAAGAGGCGCCGCGCGTGCTGCCCTGGGTTGCGGCGCGCTGCCAGCGCGAGGCGCTGCGGCCGGGCAGCTTTGGCGCGCAGGTCTACGAGGCGGCCGACGCCGGCGAGATCAGCGCCGAGGAAGCTCCGCTGCTGGTGCGCTCGCTGCTCTCGGCCGGGCTCGACACCACGATCAGCGCGATCGGCATGGCGCTGTACACGCTCGCGCGCCATCCGGAGCAATGGGCATTGCTCGCTGCCGACCCGGCGCTGTCGCGCGCGGCGTTCGACGAGACGCTGCGCTTCGATTCACCGGCGCCGTTCGTGTTCCGCACCACGCCGCATGACACCGAGATCGCGGGCGTTGGGATCGGCAAGCACGAGAAGGTGCTGCTGCTGCTCGCCTCCGCCAACCGCGACGCGACGCGCTGGGAGCATCCCGACCAGTTCGACATCAGGCGGCGGCTGTCCGGACACATGGGCTTCGGCGTCGGCATCCACGGCTGCGTCGGGCAGATGGTGGCGCGGCTGGAGGCGGAGGCCGTGATCGCAGCGCTCGCCAGCCGCGTGAAGCAGTTCGACATTGCGGGTCCCACAGCCTTCCGCGACAGCTCGGGCCTGCGCGCGCTCAGCACGATGCCGGTGCACGTCACCCGCAAATAG
- a CDS encoding response regulator, whose product MSRSQIVAEHLPLLRRYARALTGNQASGDAYVGAMLEALLQDGSLLDQSHGPRAGLFRLFTQIWNSVSVNNNDNAEVATLSLPPERRLSNITPLPRQAFLLLSLEGFSEEEVGYILGTDIAETRKLTDAAGREMAAEIATDVLIIEDETFIAMDLESLVKNLGHNVIGVARTHSDAVALAKNKKPGLILADIQLADGSSGLDAVNELLRTFEVPVVFITAYPERFLTGERPEPAFLISKPFQPAMVSAVASQALFFQRNSRNRTPRAASA is encoded by the coding sequence ATGTCCCGATCACAGATCGTTGCCGAACACCTTCCGCTGCTGCGCCGTTATGCGCGCGCACTGACCGGAAACCAGGCGTCCGGGGACGCCTATGTCGGGGCCATGCTCGAGGCCCTGTTGCAGGACGGATCATTGCTGGACCAGAGCCACGGTCCGCGCGCCGGCCTGTTTCGGCTGTTCACCCAGATCTGGAATTCGGTGTCGGTGAACAACAACGACAATGCCGAGGTGGCGACGCTCTCGTTGCCGCCGGAGCGCCGGCTCTCCAACATCACGCCGCTGCCTCGGCAGGCCTTCCTGCTGCTGTCGCTGGAAGGCTTCTCGGAGGAGGAGGTCGGCTACATTCTCGGCACCGACATTGCCGAGACCCGCAAGCTGACCGATGCCGCCGGCCGCGAGATGGCCGCCGAGATCGCCACCGATGTCCTGATCATCGAGGACGAGACCTTCATCGCCATGGACCTCGAGAGCCTGGTGAAGAATCTCGGCCACAACGTCATCGGCGTTGCGCGCACCCATTCCGATGCGGTGGCGCTCGCCAAGAACAAGAAGCCCGGCCTGATCCTCGCCGACATCCAGCTCGCCGACGGCTCGTCCGGCCTCGATGCGGTCAACGAGCTGCTGCGCACCTTCGAGGTGCCGGTGGTGTTCATCACGGCCTATCCCGAGCGTTTCCTGACCGGCGAGCGGCCGGAGCCGGCGTTCCTGATCTCGAAGCCGTTCCAGCCCGCAATGGTGTCGGCGGTGGCGAGCCAGGCGCTGTTCTTCCAGCGCAACTCGCGCAACCGCACGCCGCGCGCGGCGTCGGCATGA
- a CDS encoding NepR family anti-sigma factor — protein sequence MKEVKKQGGLNAEIQSRIGHQLRAMYDDVVRQGVPDRFAELIRKLDGPEAAAAAVAGGDTDKNNGGD from the coding sequence ATGAAGGAAGTAAAGAAGCAGGGCGGTCTCAACGCCGAGATTCAATCGAGAATCGGCCACCAGCTTCGCGCCATGTACGACGACGTGGTGCGGCAGGGGGTGCCCGACCGCTTTGCGGAGCTGATCCGCAAACTCGACGGACCCGAGGCTGCCGCGGCGGCTGTGGCCGGGGGCGATACTGACAAGAACAATGGAGGGGACTAA
- a CDS encoding sigma-70 family RNA polymerase sigma factor, producing MPLTNELRDDILASVPSLRAFAISLSGNGDRADDLVQETLLRAIANIDSFQPGSNLPAWLFTILRNLFRSDYRKRRREVEDAEGNYAKTLKSQPSQTAHLEFEEFRAALEKLPQDQREALILVGASGFSYEDAAAICGCAVGTIKSRVNRARSKLSALLYVDSAEDFGPDNTVRAVIGGNGG from the coding sequence ATGCCTCTCACGAATGAACTTCGCGACGACATCCTGGCGTCGGTCCCGAGCCTGCGCGCGTTCGCGATCTCGCTGTCCGGTAATGGTGACCGTGCCGACGATCTGGTGCAGGAGACCCTGCTGCGCGCGATCGCCAATATCGACTCGTTCCAGCCCGGCTCGAACCTGCCCGCGTGGTTGTTCACCATCCTGCGCAACCTGTTTCGCTCCGACTACCGGAAGCGGCGGCGCGAGGTGGAGGATGCCGAGGGCAATTATGCCAAGACGCTGAAGAGCCAGCCGTCGCAGACAGCGCATCTGGAGTTCGAGGAATTCCGCGCGGCGCTCGAAAAGCTGCCGCAGGACCAGCGCGAGGCGTTGATCCTGGTTGGCGCCTCCGGCTTCTCCTACGAGGATGCCGCGGCGATCTGCGGCTGCGCGGTCGGCACCATCAAGAGCCGCGTCAACCGCGCGCGATCGAAGCTCTCCGCGTTGCTCTATGTCGACAGCGCCGAGGATTTCGGCCCCGACAACACGGTGCGCGCCGTGATCGGCGGCAATGGCGGCTAG
- a CDS encoding YdeI/OmpD-associated family protein produces the protein MEGRPDRAAFFIRRWSTMVSRSMTRKTFEATIVLEGSACFIPVTFDPKVVFGKVRAPVLVTLNGYTYRSTIASMGGQVCIPLRKSNREAAGLTGGETLRVTLELDAEKRIVDIPPDLDEALTPAARARWDQLSYSHQREYVEAITEAKKPETRARRIEHTVARLDRPSSG, from the coding sequence ATGGAAGGGCGGCCCGATCGGGCCGCCTTTTTCATTCGGCGATGGTCCACAATGGTATCGCGCAGCATGACCAGGAAGACGTTTGAAGCCACCATCGTCCTGGAGGGCAGCGCCTGCTTCATACCGGTGACGTTCGATCCGAAGGTCGTTTTCGGGAAGGTTCGCGCTCCGGTTCTCGTCACGCTGAACGGCTACACCTATCGAAGCACGATCGCCTCGATGGGCGGGCAGGTCTGCATTCCCTTGCGAAAGAGCAACCGCGAGGCGGCGGGCCTAACGGGCGGCGAGACATTGCGGGTCACGCTCGAACTCGATGCCGAGAAACGCATTGTCGACATCCCGCCCGACCTGGACGAGGCGCTCACCCCCGCTGCGCGAGCCCGCTGGGATCAGCTCAGCTACTCGCACCAGCGAGAATACGTCGAGGCGATCACCGAAGCCAAGAAGCCGGAGACGCGCGCACGGCGGATCGAGCACACCGTCGCCCGTCTCGATCGACCGTCGTCAGGTTAG